A region of Paractinoplanes abujensis DNA encodes the following proteins:
- a CDS encoding glycosyltransferase, translating into MTLLVISPDYASHLLPLATLATAWQRSGDRVVVATGPATAGLVEGFGFEHYELPLGRGSNPGVIRAEQQPVGEDEALRGFFAATYRGMVETLRFQAEARRNDLLWEPVDRAQAVLQVVEHVKPDHIIVDHLAFSARLALTAGGVPHVDVVLGHPSALPVGDEVYGYPTAWPAAFRPDAGALAELNRLCRTVRDEFTAEWNAALHTLAPTAAPSKDAFTEHGDLVLYNYPAALHDPARAELPVPHAFLGSAVRTETVPADVRSWLEADDQPFAYVSFGSFLSTRADVLSTVISALRRTDLRVALATGSAQGLPPVPDTWLVRSYLPQTALLGQAAMAVTHAGNNSVTEALTAGVPMLALPFSTDQFAGAAAIETHGVGVALDPNAATADDVAAAVRRTLDSAPAAQAIGEQLRRTPGSELAFTLATNHPSGNP; encoded by the coding sequence ATGACCCTCCTGGTGATCAGCCCGGATTACGCCTCGCACCTGCTGCCGCTGGCCACCCTCGCCACCGCGTGGCAGAGGTCCGGCGACCGCGTCGTGGTGGCGACCGGTCCTGCGACCGCCGGGCTGGTCGAAGGATTCGGTTTCGAGCACTACGAGCTTCCGCTGGGCCGGGGTTCCAACCCGGGCGTCATCCGGGCCGAGCAGCAGCCGGTCGGCGAGGACGAGGCGCTGCGCGGGTTCTTCGCGGCGACCTACCGAGGGATGGTCGAAACGCTGCGTTTCCAGGCTGAGGCTCGTCGCAACGACCTGCTCTGGGAGCCCGTCGACCGGGCGCAGGCGGTTCTCCAGGTGGTCGAACATGTCAAACCGGACCACATCATCGTCGACCACCTCGCCTTCAGCGCGCGGCTGGCGTTGACCGCGGGTGGCGTCCCGCACGTGGACGTCGTACTCGGCCACCCGTCGGCTCTGCCCGTCGGCGACGAGGTCTACGGATACCCGACGGCATGGCCGGCCGCGTTCCGCCCGGACGCCGGCGCGCTGGCCGAGCTGAACCGGCTGTGCCGAACCGTGCGGGACGAGTTCACGGCCGAGTGGAACGCCGCGCTGCACACCCTCGCCCCAACCGCCGCGCCATCGAAGGATGCCTTCACGGAACACGGCGACCTGGTGCTCTACAACTACCCCGCCGCGTTGCACGACCCGGCTCGCGCAGAGCTGCCGGTCCCGCATGCCTTTCTCGGCTCCGCGGTCCGCACCGAGACGGTCCCGGCAGACGTACGATCGTGGCTGGAGGCCGATGACCAGCCGTTCGCCTACGTGAGCTTCGGCAGCTTCCTCTCCACCCGGGCGGACGTGCTGAGCACCGTCATCTCGGCGCTGCGGCGCACGGACCTGCGCGTGGCGCTGGCGACAGGGTCGGCTCAGGGTCTGCCGCCGGTGCCGGACACCTGGTTGGTGCGCTCCTACCTGCCCCAGACCGCGCTTCTGGGCCAAGCCGCGATGGCAGTTACGCACGCCGGCAACAACAGCGTCACGGAAGCCCTCACCGCGGGGGTACCGATGCTGGCCCTGCCGTTCTCGACCGACCAGTTCGCGGGCGCGGCTGCGATCGAGACCCATGGTGTCGGCGTGGCCCTGGACCCGAACGCGGCGACGGCGGACGATGTCGCCGCCGCTGTGCGGCGCACGCTGGACAGCGCCCCTGCAGCTCAGGCGATCGGTGAGCAACTGCGACGTACGCCGGGGAGCGAGTTGGCTTTCACCCTGGCCACCAACCACCCGTCCGGGAACCCCTGA
- a CDS encoding glycosyltransferase has product MLDVLRDDHGLAHEAARATAPSVMTVLAAAVDGDDDLAAVAAVHGIGAVVDDEADAVLSRLLSHPRTFLREHAAWVLQSRLPRLDAIDRLIRVVAAGGFSGMLAQRTLESWGGSAGAHIAAALLQALAVTRDPQTRGRLVETLGLVFAEQAEEAVRLIALDPDESMTARIRAVAALGDRPGNPESVRVIESLRVADGELGAVVRLAAVDLGLLAGSVPAGGTTGLRIAQIFLHADIDSRMSRAGAGDNGGIATLLVRLGDKLAAQPGIERVLTISRGPHDRALEALTRDEKHVLGAVPMPGPAVTAAGAWPARVAVRRGIRRLLRAHRIDAVHLRMAEVGSLAAAEVAAEMNIPVVFTLAPDPHATIDALERTGGLRRDNFGLVDEREHFWFRARLVQRLAAKADHVVLFPRPDLARDLERLMGIDIADGSGRYSVVAEGIDLDVSRAAAADLADRADSPALDELDALVGALPPHRHGLPLAISVGRLHRVKGMATLVRAWARDPALREQCNLMIVGGDLVDPSPDEREQLELIAEVLREYPEASAGLVMPGHRPNDVVARWLAAVHAGRASLIARGGVYVCASLKEEFGLALLEALAAGLVVVGPDAGGPATYIEHGVTGILAPAGDPATLTEAVLAALDLARRPAASRVERARARISDGLTIDSMAGNLAAVYASVTAEEHRS; this is encoded by the coding sequence GAACGTTCCTGCGGGAACATGCGGCTTGGGTGCTCCAGTCCCGTCTACCGCGGCTGGACGCCATCGACCGTCTCATCCGCGTCGTCGCCGCCGGCGGGTTCTCCGGCATGCTCGCGCAACGGACCCTGGAGAGCTGGGGCGGCTCGGCAGGTGCCCACATCGCCGCGGCACTGCTGCAAGCCCTGGCCGTTACGCGCGACCCGCAGACCCGGGGGCGGCTCGTCGAAACACTCGGCCTCGTCTTCGCCGAGCAGGCCGAGGAGGCCGTCCGCCTGATCGCTCTGGACCCGGACGAGAGCATGACGGCCCGCATCCGGGCCGTTGCCGCCCTCGGGGACCGTCCCGGAAACCCGGAATCGGTGCGGGTGATCGAGTCCCTGCGGGTAGCGGACGGGGAACTCGGAGCTGTGGTCCGGCTGGCCGCCGTCGACCTCGGACTACTGGCCGGCAGCGTACCCGCCGGCGGCACGACGGGCCTGCGGATCGCGCAGATCTTCTTGCACGCGGACATCGACAGCCGGATGAGCCGGGCCGGCGCGGGCGACAACGGCGGCATCGCCACCCTGCTCGTCCGGCTCGGTGACAAGCTCGCGGCCCAGCCCGGAATCGAGCGGGTGCTGACCATCTCCCGGGGCCCCCACGATCGTGCTCTGGAGGCCCTGACCCGCGACGAGAAGCATGTGCTGGGGGCAGTGCCCATGCCAGGTCCGGCAGTGACCGCGGCCGGTGCATGGCCGGCCCGGGTGGCCGTGCGGCGGGGAATCCGGCGCCTGCTGCGCGCCCACCGCATCGATGCCGTCCACCTCCGGATGGCGGAGGTCGGCAGCCTGGCCGCCGCCGAAGTGGCCGCGGAGATGAACATCCCAGTCGTGTTCACCCTGGCCCCGGACCCGCATGCGACGATCGACGCCCTGGAACGCACGGGCGGTCTGCGTCGCGACAACTTCGGCCTGGTCGACGAGCGGGAGCACTTCTGGTTCCGGGCCCGGCTGGTGCAGCGGCTGGCGGCCAAGGCCGACCACGTCGTTCTCTTCCCCCGCCCGGATCTGGCCCGCGACCTCGAAAGGCTCATGGGCATCGACATCGCCGACGGATCCGGCCGGTACAGCGTCGTCGCGGAGGGTATCGATCTCGACGTCAGCCGAGCCGCCGCTGCCGACCTGGCGGACCGAGCAGATTCGCCGGCCCTGGACGAACTGGATGCGCTCGTCGGTGCTCTGCCGCCGCACCGCCACGGTTTGCCGCTGGCGATCAGCGTCGGCCGGCTGCACCGGGTCAAGGGCATGGCAACCCTGGTACGGGCGTGGGCCCGCGACCCGGCCCTGCGGGAGCAGTGCAACCTGATGATCGTCGGCGGCGACCTGGTGGATCCCTCGCCGGATGAGCGGGAGCAACTCGAGCTCATCGCCGAGGTGCTGCGCGAGTACCCGGAAGCCTCGGCCGGCCTGGTCATGCCCGGCCACCGGCCCAACGACGTGGTCGCGCGCTGGCTCGCTGCCGTACACGCCGGACGGGCGTCCCTGATCGCCCGCGGCGGTGTGTACGTGTGCGCCAGCCTCAAGGAGGAGTTCGGCCTCGCGCTGCTGGAAGCGCTGGCCGCCGGCCTCGTCGTGGTCGGGCCGGACGCCGGTGGTCCCGCCACGTACATCGAGCACGGCGTCACCGGCATCCTCGCCCCGGCCGGTGACCCGGCGACACTGACCGAGGCAGTCCTGGCCGCCCTCGATCTGGCCCGCCGGCCCGCGGCGTCGCGGGTCGAGCGGGCCCGCGCCCGGATCAGCGACGGCCTGACCATCGATTCCATGGCCGGTAACCTGGCCGCTGTCTACGCGTCCGTGACAGCCGAGGAGCACCGGTCATGA